The proteins below are encoded in one region of Sander lucioperca isolate FBNREF2018 chromosome 11, SLUC_FBN_1.2, whole genome shotgun sequence:
- the LOC116063516 gene encoding uncharacterized protein LOC116063516 isoform X2 yields MLTTTKDSQRLTQQTSIMENVNVPNHLRDHDYCRERRTSARQAESVRTLAAQCPCCSDDQVPNVKRKRQHSTTAAELPRKRKRTSMAHPSKASAVNPAAGEPKVLDWDATPQPSTSAADIPELLNLVPKPRTTTPPADLPAPLHHDSPLKIHNRSVEEYQQIYHEVVDDMLKYKSSSLHPYSLALGRRIKQKLWEKLDRPTFTESLDGDGLVHVDVSYGVGVYPPLYDVDITGEPNP; encoded by the exons ATGCTGACAACAACTAAAGACTCCCAGAGACTGACACAACAAACTTCCATCATGGAAAAT GTTAATGTGCCAAACCACCTGCGAGACCATGACTACTGCAGAGAAAGGAGAACTTCTGCACGCCAGGCAGAGAGTGTAAGGACGCTTGCAGCACAGTGTCCATGCTGCAGTGACGACCAG GTGCCGAATGTAAAGAGAAAGCGCCAGCACTCTACTACTGCTGCAGAACTTCCCCGGAAGAGGAAGCGGACCTCTATGGCTCATCCTTCCAAAGCTTCTGCTGTGAATCCAGCTGCTGGAGAGCCAAAGGTGTTGGACTGGGATGCCACTCCTCAGCCTTCCACCTCAGCTGCTGACATTCCAGAGTTATTGAATTTGGTCCCAAAGCCTCGGACCACCACCCCACCTGCTGACCTTCCTGCTCCACTGCACCATGACAGCCCTCTGAAAATACACAACCGTTCAGTAGAAGAGTACCAGCAGATCTACCATGAAGTTGTAGATGATATGCTGAA GTACAAGAGCAGCAGTCTGCATCCGTACAGTTTAGCGCTCGGACGTCGCATCAAGCAGAAGCTGTGGGAAAAGCTGGATCGTCCCACGTTCACAGAATCACTGGATGGAGACGGCCTGGTGCATGTGGACGTCTCATACGGGGTCGGGGTCTATCCTCCACTTTATGATGTGGATATCACGGGAGAACCTAATCCCTAA
- the LOC116063516 gene encoding uncharacterized protein LOC116063516 isoform X1, producing MVKKRFSLNFHSTIYSKLTLPLRTAYILTTTKDSQRLTQQTSIMENVNVPNHLRDHDYCRERRTSARQAESVRTLAAQCPCCSDDQVPNVKRKRQHSTTAAELPRKRKRTSMAHPSKASAVNPAAGEPKVLDWDATPQPSTSAADIPELLNLVPKPRTTTPPADLPAPLHHDSPLKIHNRSVEEYQQIYHEVVDDMLKYKSSSLHPYSLALGRRIKQKLWEKLDRPTFTESLDGDGLVHVDVSYGVGVYPPLYDVDITGEPNP from the exons ATGGTCAAGAAAAGATTTTCTCTTAACTTTCACTCAACGATTTATTCCAAATTAACGCTTCCACTGAGAACTGCCTACATCCTGACAACAACTAAAGACTCCCAGAGACTGACACAACAAACTTCCATCAtggaaaat GTTAATGTGCCAAACCACCTGCGAGACCATGACTACTGCAGAGAAAGGAGAACTTCTGCACGCCAGGCAGAGAGTGTAAGGACGCTTGCAGCACAGTGTCCATGCTGCAGTGACGACCAG GTGCCGAATGTAAAGAGAAAGCGCCAGCACTCTACTACTGCTGCAGAACTTCCCCGGAAGAGGAAGCGGACCTCTATGGCTCATCCTTCCAAAGCTTCTGCTGTGAATCCAGCTGCTGGAGAGCCAAAGGTGTTGGACTGGGATGCCACTCCTCAGCCTTCCACCTCAGCTGCTGACATTCCAGAGTTATTGAATTTGGTCCCAAAGCCTCGGACCACCACCCCACCTGCTGACCTTCCTGCTCCACTGCACCATGACAGCCCTCTGAAAATACACAACCGTTCAGTAGAAGAGTACCAGCAGATCTACCATGAAGTTGTAGATGATATGCTGAA GTACAAGAGCAGCAGTCTGCATCCGTACAGTTTAGCGCTCGGACGTCGCATCAAGCAGAAGCTGTGGGAAAAGCTGGATCGTCCCACGTTCACAGAATCACTGGATGGAGACGGCCTGGTGCATGTGGACGTCTCATACGGGGTCGGGGTCTATCCTCCACTTTATGATGTGGATATCACGGGAGAACCTAATCCCTAA
- the LOC116063492 gene encoding granzyme G-like, whose translation MSIYCELLILILALTLDVQVHTGEIIGGKEAVPHSRPYMVLLERHMQDGKTKHCGGFLLNEDFVMTAAHCLACSYTVLLGLHNFSNSNGIQRTSVVQKFPHKDYDKTDFSNDIMLLKLSSKAEFSTNVQPIVLAGQGDGSLPKSCIVSGWGKTDKNIPYMSVVLMEANVTISTKCEKEKSYCTEGETGPGNGDSGGPLVCEDGKAYGVVSSGAINKYSYAKIPDYRSWIDSIMNQH comes from the exons ATGTCTATCTACTGTGAACTGCTAATACTGATCCTTGCTCTGACTCTTGATGTTCAAG TTCATACAGGGGAAATCATTGGAGGTAAGGAGGCTGTGCCACATAGCAGACCCTACATGGTGCTTTTGGAGCGGCACATGCAGGATGGTAAAACAAAACACTGCGGTGGCTTCCTTCTGAATGAGGATTTTGTGATGACTGCAGCCCACTGCCTGGCTTG TTCCTACACAGTCCTACTAGGACTTCACAATTTCAGTAACAGTAATGGAATCCAGCGAACATCTGTGGTACAAAAATTTCCACACAAAGACTATGACAAAACTGATTTCAGCaatgacataatgcttcttaag TTGAGCTCCAAGGCAGAATTCAGCACAAATGTGCAACCCATTGTTCTCGCAGGCCAAGGTGATGGCTCTCTGCCAAAATCATGTATAGTCTCCGGCTGGGGAAAAACAGACAAGAATATACCTTATATGTCTGTTGTACTCATGGAAGCCAATGTAACAATAAGTACGAAGTGTGAAAAGGAAAAATCATACTGCACTGAGGGAGAGACTGGACCTGGTAAT GGAGACTCCGGAGGTCCACTGGTCTGTGAAGATGGAAAGGCGTACGGTGTGGTGTCCTCAGGTGCCATAAACAAATATAGTTATGCTAAGATTCCTGACTACAGAAGCTGGATCGATTCAATTATGAACCAACATTGA